A window of Edaphobacter lichenicola contains these coding sequences:
- a CDS encoding ATP-binding cassette domain-containing protein, whose protein sequence is MVLHLSAHGIAERTDVGCYHPAMQIDETALVQARSLTKEFVRGRRVVDDVSFVIRPGETLGLVGESGSGKSTVARLLLQLEEPSVGEVRYRGRDLLSMTSHEMRDMRRRMQIVFQDPYAALNPRMRVKQILTEPFEIHGERPPAGLASRLKGMLLTVGLDESALERFPHEFSGGQRQRINIARALALRPEFVVLDEPVSALDVSVGAQVVNLLRELQREYGLTYLFISHSMPLVRYLCDRVAVMQRGRLVELGECEQVCEAPREEYTRRLIAATPEMPAAM, encoded by the coding sequence ATGGTTTTGCACCTATCAGCGCATGGCATTGCGGAGCGCACCGACGTCGGATGCTACCATCCGGCTATGCAAATCGATGAGACGGCACTGGTGCAGGCTCGAAGCCTGACGAAAGAGTTCGTAAGGGGACGCCGCGTGGTGGACGACGTTTCGTTCGTGATTCGGCCGGGAGAGACATTAGGATTGGTCGGCGAATCCGGGTCTGGAAAAAGCACTGTTGCTCGCCTTTTGCTGCAATTGGAAGAACCTTCTGTAGGGGAAGTGCGATACAGGGGGCGGGACCTACTGTCCATGACTTCACACGAGATGCGAGACATGCGACGACGTATGCAGATCGTATTTCAAGATCCCTACGCGGCGTTGAATCCCAGGATGCGAGTGAAGCAGATTCTGACCGAGCCATTTGAAATCCACGGGGAGAGACCACCCGCAGGTCTAGCCTCGCGGCTGAAAGGGATGTTGCTGACGGTTGGTTTGGATGAGTCGGCGTTGGAGCGGTTTCCTCATGAATTCAGCGGTGGGCAACGACAGAGAATTAACATTGCGCGCGCGTTGGCGCTCAGACCCGAGTTCGTGGTGTTGGATGAACCGGTGAGTGCACTGGATGTAAGCGTGGGCGCGCAGGTTGTGAATTTGCTAAGAGAGTTACAGAGAGAATATGGGCTGACGTATCTGTTTATCTCGCATTCTATGCCGCTGGTGCGGTACTTGTGCGACAGGGTGGCAGTGATGCAACGCGGACGGTTGGTGGAGTTGGGGGAGTGCGAACAGGTTTGCGAGGCGCCACGAGAAGAATATACGCGCCGCTTGATTGCGGCGACTCCGGAGATGCCAGCAGCAATGTGA
- a CDS encoding sulfite exporter TauE/SafE family protein — protein sequence MEYAIGFIIAVFIALTGVGAGTITTPLLILFLGVPAPMAVATGLMFSAAVKLVLVPSQIARKQVSWRVLSLMLVGGLPGVLIGSLVLRHLDVHGPQLLLNGLLGGVLVLTALWQIFFSFRPERTEAPPKDRSRLLPFLMLPLGVEVGFSSAGAGALGTAALLSLTSLSPAQVVGTDIVFGFLLSLIGSGAHGFFHGTNSSLLRHLILGGLAGVALGTVTVRWIPKRPLRFALWVWLLVVGSQFIYTNAFAASHH from the coding sequence ATGGAATACGCCATCGGATTTATTATCGCCGTCTTCATTGCCTTGACCGGCGTTGGCGCTGGCACGATCACAACGCCGCTGCTCATCTTGTTTCTTGGAGTTCCTGCGCCGATGGCTGTGGCCACGGGGCTCATGTTCTCTGCCGCGGTCAAACTTGTTCTGGTGCCATCGCAGATCGCTCGCAAGCAGGTTTCATGGCGTGTCCTTAGCCTTATGCTGGTCGGCGGGTTGCCGGGGGTTCTTATTGGCTCGCTCGTGCTCCGCCACCTTGACGTCCACGGCCCGCAACTTCTGCTGAACGGTCTTCTGGGCGGCGTATTGGTTCTAACAGCACTCTGGCAGATTTTTTTCTCCTTTCGACCAGAACGAACCGAAGCGCCACCAAAGGATCGCAGCCGCCTACTCCCTTTTCTGATGCTGCCCCTTGGAGTTGAGGTGGGATTTTCTTCTGCAGGAGCTGGAGCATTGGGCACTGCGGCGCTGCTCAGCCTGACTTCTCTCTCACCGGCGCAAGTAGTTGGAACGGATATTGTCTTTGGTTTTCTCCTCTCGCTCATCGGTAGTGGTGCCCATGGCTTCTTTCATGGAACTAACTCGAGTCTTCTTCGGCACTTGATTCTCGGAGGACTCGCGGGAGTTGCTCTTGGAACAGTTACTGTGCGCTGGATACCCAAAAGGCCCCTGCGATTCGCTCTTTGGGTCTGGCTTCTGGTCGTCGGATCGCAGTTCATCTATACGAACGCTTTCGCCGCATCGCACCATTAG
- a CDS encoding phosphoadenylyl-sulfate reductase, translated as MTILQSHVPDAKLAHVRELLIRELPETPVENDACLTCSFQAEDVLLLHLARELWPDIPVLFLDTGYHFPETYAYRDRIAVDWKLNLTNLLPTRTVTEQELEHGLLYQTAPDRCCALRKVEPLFSAVGNYRIWLTGLRREQARSRAALEEIADFTLPSGITVRKLSPFADWTTRDIWQACVFYDIPLLPLYDVGYTSIGCKPCTSIPTDPNDPRSGRWAGRKVECGIHIQAAPNR; from the coding sequence ATGACCATTCTCCAATCCCACGTTCCTGATGCCAAACTTGCACACGTCCGCGAACTTCTCATCCGAGAGTTGCCAGAAACACCTGTCGAGAATGATGCCTGCCTCACCTGCAGCTTTCAGGCCGAGGATGTTCTCCTCCTCCATCTGGCTCGCGAACTGTGGCCCGATATCCCGGTCCTCTTTCTGGACACGGGCTACCATTTCCCGGAAACATATGCCTACCGCGACCGGATTGCAGTCGACTGGAAGCTGAACCTTACTAATCTTCTTCCAACCCGTACAGTTACGGAACAGGAACTTGAGCATGGACTGCTCTACCAGACCGCACCCGATCGCTGTTGTGCCTTACGCAAAGTCGAGCCGCTTTTCTCTGCGGTCGGCAACTACAGGATCTGGCTTACCGGTCTGCGCCGCGAACAGGCGCGTAGCCGCGCTGCGCTTGAAGAGATTGCAGACTTCACGCTGCCCAGCGGCATCACCGTACGCAAGCTCAGCCCCTTCGCCGACTGGACTACGCGGGACATCTGGCAGGCATGCGTTTTCTACGATATTCCGCTCCTGCCGCTCTACGACGTCGGCTACACCAGCATCGGCTGCAAACCCTGCACCTCGATCCCTACAGATCCCAACGACCCACGCTCTGGTCGGTGGGCTGGCCGCAAGGTCGAGTGCGGCATTCACATTCAGGCCGCTCCAAACCGGTGA
- the cysN gene encoding sulfate adenylyltransferase subunit CysN → MPISESILKLDVETQFEEDSTFSLSSFLANEHARDLLRFATAGSVDDGKSTLIGRLLYDTQSVYEDQVRSITGKGTTGADSVDLALLTDGLRAEREQGITIDVAYRYFSNANRKFIIADTPGHEQYTRNMATGASTASLAIVLVDARKGVLTQSRRHACITALLGVRHIVVAVNKMDLVNYDEEIFNAIRADFTAFFDELGDMRPPHLYFVPVSALTGDNVVRPTAAMPWYEGPSLLELLESVPAAEVGVADPFRFAVQRVLRPNQDFRGFSGQIAAGTIHPGDTVMVLPSRRMSRVRSIVTFDGDLAQAQTPQSITLTLTDELDISRGDLIVAPESPAITTRNFTASLVWMDEKPLNLACRYLLKHTSRTVQVLITDIRYRLDVETLEQGAAETLKFNDIGLVEIESVLPLFVDSYSTNRITGSFVLIDPVTNLTVAAGMIRSIGAETIAKTTNVVTEADRRERWGHSGAHIHLFSPIDFADVVERTLFLRGAFIVRPELPSEESIAALTAGGALVLTHDTSEGKAVRFGEREIALSDVDDLLRFLEAQAIITGGNR, encoded by the coding sequence ATGCCTATCAGCGAATCCATTCTGAAGCTGGACGTGGAGACACAGTTTGAAGAAGACTCAACGTTTTCTCTTTCCAGTTTTCTTGCGAACGAGCATGCCCGCGATCTGCTTCGCTTCGCCACCGCCGGTTCGGTCGACGATGGGAAGTCGACCCTCATCGGCCGATTACTCTACGACACGCAGAGTGTCTACGAAGATCAGGTCCGTTCGATCACGGGCAAGGGCACCACGGGCGCAGACAGCGTCGATCTTGCACTCCTGACAGACGGGCTCCGTGCCGAGCGCGAGCAGGGTATAACCATCGATGTCGCCTATCGCTATTTTTCCAACGCCAACCGCAAATTCATCATCGCCGACACACCGGGCCACGAGCAGTACACCCGCAATATGGCTACTGGCGCCTCAACGGCTTCGCTTGCCATCGTTCTTGTCGATGCGCGAAAGGGTGTGCTCACTCAGTCTCGCCGCCACGCCTGCATAACCGCGCTCCTTGGCGTTCGCCACATCGTCGTCGCAGTCAATAAGATGGATCTCGTCAACTACGACGAAGAGATTTTTAATGCGATTCGTGCTGACTTCACCGCATTTTTTGATGAACTTGGCGATATGCGTCCGCCGCACCTTTACTTCGTTCCAGTCAGCGCGCTGACCGGTGACAATGTCGTTCGCCCAACCGCTGCCATGCCCTGGTACGAAGGGCCTTCGCTGCTCGAACTGCTTGAATCGGTCCCTGCGGCGGAGGTCGGAGTCGCTGACCCTTTTCGTTTCGCGGTCCAGCGAGTCCTTCGTCCCAACCAGGACTTTCGTGGATTTTCCGGACAGATCGCAGCGGGAACAATCCACCCCGGGGATACCGTCATGGTGCTCCCGTCACGCCGAATGAGCCGCGTGCGCAGCATCGTTACCTTCGATGGCGATCTTGCGCAGGCACAGACTCCCCAATCTATAACTCTTACCCTTACAGATGAGCTGGACATTAGTAGAGGCGACTTGATCGTCGCTCCTGAATCGCCGGCGATCACGACAAGGAACTTCACTGCTTCCCTTGTTTGGATGGACGAAAAGCCTCTCAACCTTGCTTGCCGCTACTTACTGAAGCACACCAGCAGGACCGTTCAGGTTCTGATCACTGATATTCGATACCGCCTTGACGTAGAAACCCTGGAGCAAGGCGCCGCCGAAACACTGAAGTTTAACGATATCGGCCTAGTGGAGATTGAATCCGTTCTGCCGCTCTTTGTTGATAGCTACTCCACAAACCGCATCACCGGAAGCTTCGTTCTGATCGATCCGGTAACTAATTTGACTGTCGCCGCAGGAATGATCCGGTCTATCGGCGCTGAAACGATTGCCAAAACGACAAACGTAGTGACAGAGGCTGACCGACGCGAGCGTTGGGGCCACTCTGGAGCGCACATCCATCTCTTCAGTCCAATTGATTTCGCCGACGTGGTGGAACGAACTCTCTTTCTTCGGGGTGCTTTCATCGTTCGCCCAGAGTTACCCTCTGAGGAATCCATTGCCGCGCTTACCGCTGGTGGAGCCCTGGTCTTGACTCACGATACGTCTGAGGGGAAGGCAGTTCGTTTTGGTGAAAGGGAGATCGCTCTCTCCGACGTTGATGATCTCCTTCGCTTCCTCGAAGCCCAAGCAATCATTACGGGAGGAAACAGATAA
- the cysD gene encoding sulfate adenylyltransferase subunit CysD — MALAAPALTHLQLLEAESIHILREVASEFERPVMLYSIGKDSSVMLRLAQKAFYPAPIPFPLLHIDTGFKFREMIEFRDRMAAEVGAELLVWRNEPAIASGTNPIALDTKRCCGLLKTQALLDGLSHYGFDAAFGGARRDEEKSRAKERIYSFRDKAGQWDPKAQRPELWNLYNSRIHPGESIRVFPLSNWTEMDVWQYILQENIPIVDLYFARERPMYVREGALLPVEQSFVAWPGEQPQMVLSRLRSLGCSPCTGAIRSDADTLPKIIEELLSFRSSERANRVIDHDQEGSMELKKREGYF, encoded by the coding sequence ATGGCATTGGCCGCACCGGCACTTACGCATCTACAGCTTCTCGAAGCCGAGAGCATTCATATCCTTCGCGAGGTTGCGTCCGAGTTTGAACGTCCCGTCATGCTCTACTCCATCGGGAAAGACTCCTCTGTGATGCTGCGGCTTGCGCAAAAAGCCTTTTATCCCGCTCCGATCCCGTTTCCTCTTCTCCATATCGATACGGGTTTCAAATTCCGCGAGATGATCGAGTTTCGCGATCGCATGGCAGCTGAAGTTGGAGCTGAACTTCTTGTCTGGCGTAACGAGCCTGCCATTGCTTCAGGAACGAATCCGATCGCGCTCGACACCAAACGGTGCTGTGGCCTGCTCAAAACACAGGCGCTGCTCGATGGCCTTAGTCATTACGGCTTTGATGCTGCGTTTGGTGGCGCTCGTCGCGACGAAGAGAAGTCTCGCGCCAAGGAACGCATCTACTCTTTTCGCGATAAAGCTGGCCAATGGGACCCGAAGGCCCAACGTCCTGAGCTCTGGAACCTCTACAACTCGCGGATTCACCCCGGTGAGTCGATCCGTGTCTTTCCTCTCTCGAACTGGACTGAGATGGACGTCTGGCAGTACATCCTGCAAGAAAACATTCCCATCGTCGACCTTTACTTCGCCAGAGAACGGCCGATGTATGTACGCGAAGGCGCGCTTCTTCCGGTTGAACAGAGCTTTGTTGCATGGCCTGGGGAGCAACCACAGATGGTGCTCTCGAGGCTTCGATCGCTTGGCTGCAGTCCGTGCACCGGAGCGATTCGCTCGGACGCCGACACGCTGCCCAAGATTATCGAAGAGTTGCTTTCCTTCCGTTCGTCGGAGCGGGCGAATCGTGTGATCGACCACGATCAAGAAGGATCGATGGAACTCAAAAAACGTGAGGGCTACTTCTAA
- a CDS encoding TonB-dependent receptor, whose amino-acid sequence MFRRSIFLIAPFLLATVSSAQIVGGTISGIITDPAGAVVPGAQITIRNQETGGERHLISDADGAYAAPSIPIGVYAINVVREGFAPQTRAGISLTVGQATRIDLTLHPGNITEQITVTDVPSSVNLSTQQISGLVNERQVKDLPLNGRSYDQLITLNPAAVNYTAQRSGSVGTSNSSVGSMFAISGRRPQDNLYLLNGIEYTGASLINVTPGGTSGQLLGVDAVREFNVVSDTYAASYGKRQGAQISIVTASGTNNVHGSAYEFLRNSFFDARNYFDQAHIPNFQRNNYGASLGGPIRTNRLFLFGNYEGYRQNLGITDVTLVPDAQARQGLLPDPANPSGPRKNYGVANGVRALLNLWPAQNGPELLDAKGNPTGIGEAFSNPTQHIREDFGTARFDANLTSRDLLFAVYTADDSTANTPTQNPFSLINESLREQVVSVQEQHVFSAHLLNTARVGYSRASFFFLGNIPSSIQTDTPGFLAGKPTGAIVIAGSTASNGSSQITGAGANVGSNNATARNLYTFDDHVFYSRSRHQIEAGVWLQSLQSNDNLAQNQYGQASFASLTTFLQGTVKTFTVVPNPTPLNWRSFMSAAYLEDTWQLTPVFEIRGGIRFESTNGWNESHGRASQYGFTNGIINSSPTTGTSALSDNHAKILPEPRVGIAWNVFGNGKTSLRSSIGLHHSLLDNLDYRLDQAAPYNTTLSYSNVPIASPISGAPGLISPSNVQPDISTPSVVSYALSIEQQLDQTTSITVGYVGSHGYHQILSEDQNEPGSTICSPNSICPVGTSAGTIYYPTTVKANPLVANTTSWVSGGSSSYNAVEVDLRRNLTHGLQLRANYTFAKNLDTGSAWNTSVSANTPAFVSYPANPSLDYGPAATDIRHLAAFNATYELPVGRGHFLLSTVSPLINHAVSGWSLSTIATLQTGFPFSPQLGYNPTGSGDTRNPVRPNLNPDFHGRLYASGTTSTRVAQFFSPAAFSAPAYGTIGNLGRDTLTGPGYADWDLSLLKSTALTEGTRLQFRAEFFNVLNHTNLQTPNEVVYTSGPTQGTIANQTAAAVQSPTAGVVTAASTSRQIQLALKLIF is encoded by the coding sequence ATGTTCCGTCGATCAATTTTTCTCATAGCCCCATTTCTACTTGCAACGGTTTCGAGCGCCCAGATCGTAGGTGGGACCATTAGCGGTATTATCACGGATCCCGCGGGTGCAGTCGTTCCCGGTGCCCAGATCACGATCCGAAATCAAGAGACAGGCGGGGAGCGCCACCTCATCTCCGATGCAGACGGAGCATATGCTGCACCTTCGATTCCCATTGGTGTTTATGCGATCAACGTGGTGCGCGAGGGCTTCGCTCCGCAGACACGCGCCGGGATTTCTCTCACTGTAGGTCAAGCCACGCGCATCGATCTCACGCTGCATCCGGGTAATATCACAGAACAGATCACCGTTACGGATGTGCCCTCGTCTGTCAATCTTTCCACCCAGCAGATCTCTGGCCTCGTCAACGAGCGTCAAGTCAAGGACCTCCCGCTCAATGGCCGCTCTTACGATCAACTCATCACGCTGAATCCTGCGGCGGTGAACTACACAGCGCAACGCAGCGGATCGGTTGGGACCTCCAACTCCTCCGTGGGTAGTATGTTTGCGATCTCTGGTCGACGCCCGCAGGACAATCTCTATTTGCTCAATGGCATAGAATACACTGGCGCATCGCTGATCAACGTCACCCCGGGCGGTACCAGCGGTCAGCTGCTCGGCGTCGATGCGGTGCGTGAGTTCAACGTCGTCAGTGACACGTACGCGGCAAGTTATGGGAAGCGTCAGGGAGCCCAGATCTCCATCGTAACGGCCTCGGGCACCAATAACGTCCACGGTTCGGCGTACGAGTTTCTTCGTAACTCTTTCTTCGATGCACGCAATTATTTCGACCAGGCCCACATCCCGAACTTTCAGCGCAATAACTATGGTGCCTCTCTCGGCGGCCCCATTCGCACCAACCGGCTCTTTCTCTTTGGCAACTACGAAGGCTATCGGCAGAACCTCGGGATCACCGACGTCACGCTCGTTCCTGACGCTCAAGCTCGACAAGGTCTGCTTCCCGACCCGGCTAATCCGAGCGGACCGCGGAAAAACTATGGCGTCGCGAACGGAGTTAGAGCTTTGCTTAATCTCTGGCCCGCACAAAACGGCCCAGAGCTGCTCGATGCCAAGGGCAACCCGACCGGAATAGGTGAAGCCTTCTCCAATCCCACCCAGCACATCCGCGAGGACTTCGGCACCGCACGTTTTGACGCTAACCTCACCTCGCGCGACCTCCTATTTGCTGTCTACACCGCAGATGATTCTACCGCCAACACGCCGACGCAAAACCCCTTCTCGCTCATCAACGAATCGCTTCGTGAACAAGTCGTCAGCGTCCAGGAGCAACACGTCTTCTCCGCTCACCTGCTAAACACGGCCCGCGTTGGCTACTCTCGCGCTAGCTTCTTCTTCCTCGGCAATATTCCCTCTTCAATCCAGACCGACACTCCCGGCTTCCTCGCGGGCAAGCCGACTGGAGCTATCGTGATCGCGGGTTCTACCGCCTCCAACGGCTCGTCGCAGATCACCGGCGCCGGTGCGAACGTTGGATCGAACAATGCCACGGCGCGCAATCTCTACACCTTCGACGACCACGTCTTCTATTCCCGCTCGCGTCACCAGATTGAGGCCGGAGTGTGGCTTCAGTCGCTTCAGTCGAACGATAATCTCGCCCAGAACCAGTACGGCCAAGCCTCCTTCGCTTCACTCACTACCTTCCTGCAAGGAACTGTCAAAACCTTCACCGTCGTGCCCAATCCCACGCCGCTTAATTGGCGGAGCTTCATGAGCGCTGCTTACCTCGAAGATACCTGGCAACTTACGCCAGTGTTCGAGATTCGCGGCGGGATTCGCTTCGAATCCACCAATGGCTGGAACGAATCCCACGGTCGCGCCTCGCAATATGGCTTTACAAACGGCATCATCAATTCCAGTCCAACGACAGGAACCTCCGCCCTGTCGGACAATCACGCGAAGATTCTCCCCGAACCGCGAGTCGGCATTGCATGGAACGTCTTCGGCAATGGCAAAACCTCGCTTCGCTCAAGTATTGGCCTTCATCACTCTCTTCTCGACAATCTCGACTATCGCCTCGACCAGGCGGCGCCCTACAACACAACTCTCTCCTACTCCAACGTGCCTATTGCAAGTCCGATCAGCGGCGCACCAGGGCTCATCTCTCCGTCTAACGTTCAACCCGATATCTCGACTCCGAGCGTTGTCTCTTACGCACTCAGCATCGAACAGCAGCTCGATCAAACGACCTCAATCACGGTTGGCTATGTAGGCTCTCACGGCTATCACCAGATCCTTTCGGAAGATCAAAACGAACCGGGTTCCACCATCTGCTCTCCGAACTCAATCTGCCCTGTAGGCACATCGGCCGGAACGATTTACTACCCTACGACGGTCAAAGCGAACCCTCTGGTAGCGAACACCACGTCATGGGTCTCCGGCGGCTCGAGCAGCTACAACGCCGTCGAGGTTGATCTTCGCCGCAACCTGACACACGGGTTACAGCTTCGAGCCAACTACACCTTCGCCAAGAATCTCGACACTGGCTCTGCCTGGAATACAAGCGTCTCGGCCAACACTCCCGCGTTTGTTTCCTATCCGGCAAATCCTTCGTTGGACTACGGCCCCGCGGCGACTGATATTCGCCACCTCGCCGCCTTCAACGCCACATACGAACTACCCGTCGGCCGTGGCCACTTTCTTCTGTCCACCGTGTCGCCGTTGATCAACCACGCGGTATCGGGATGGAGTCTCAGCACCATCGCAACACTCCAAACCGGATTTCCCTTCAGCCCTCAACTCGGCTATAACCCTACCGGATCAGGTGACACCCGAAACCCCGTCCGCCCCAACCTCAATCCCGACTTCCATGGGAGGCTTTACGCTAGCGGCACCACCTCAACTCGCGTTGCGCAATTCTTCTCGCCTGCCGCCTTCTCTGCACCCGCCTATGGCACCATCGGGAACCTCGGCCGCGACACTCTTACTGGCCCAGGTTATGCAGACTGGGATCTCTCTCTCCTAAAATCTACCGCGCTGACTGAGGGGACCAGGCTCCAGTTTCGCGCCGAGTTCTTCAACGTTCTCAACCACACCAACCTGCAGACACCCAACGAAGTCGTTTACACAAGCGGTCCTACTCAGGGCACAATCGCTAACCAGACTGCAGCCGCTGTTCAAAGCCCCACTGCCGGTGTCGTTACCGCAGCCTCTACCAGTCGTCAGATCCAACTCGCGCTCAAGCTCATATTTTAA
- a CDS encoding glycoside hydrolase family 3 C-terminal domain-containing protein, with amino-acid sequence MRNRPFFTCSAIVVGALFLTSLSSSAQFVGNNPQAVDKRVDDLLAKMTLDEKIDLIGGDTPFRTHSIPRLDIPYFQMADGPVGAHIPAPTIAYAAGIGLAASWDRALALSVGQQLGRDSRSRGAAFLLGPGVNIYRAPMNGRNFEYFGEDPFLASAIAVGYIRGVQQEGVSATVKHYLGNNSEYLRHDSDSIIDERTLREIYMPVFEAAVKTAKVGAIMDSYNITNGEHMTQNGRLNITVAKDQWHFPGIIMSDWVSTYDTAATAKGGLDLEMPFGVYFSKEKILPLLKDGTITQAEIDEKVRRILRVAVDFGWLDRPQMDTSIPRYNLDGRTASLQAALEGAVLLKNDNNALPLNKTALKTIAVIGPTATQTVTTGGGSGEVVSFANANLLVGISNFVGPQTKVLYARGLHSVNQMSRLTRFTTDAQGTTPGVSHTTFAKANLEGDVTGTVTETAMLTAGSTRREPEEQELNALTSHKSASPYVRTTTSSRWTGYYTPAEAGKFAIFVQTDGKYRLLVDDAIVFDSSVVPKYILNQTTLALTQAPHKVVLEQLSQQIGSVSGMRVGIAPLSTIVEKDALEMASHADTVVLAVGFNASSESEGGDRTFELPVGQEQLIQQITALGKKTIVFITSGGSVDISNWKDKVQGIFETWYAGEEGGTAAARLLFGEDNPSGHLPISWEKKITDNPSYRNYYPDAGTNKIVYREGIFVGYRGYEHNHVEPQYPFGFGLSYTTFSFSKLKSTASVDGHMTITCDVTNTGNRLGATVAQLYVGQESATVDRPSKELKGFERIVLQPGETEHVSFSLDPRSFSYFDVKSSSWRADAGAYDLTLGDSSQDTQQKITVRLEKPLTSSISE; translated from the coding sequence ATGCGCAACCGTCCCTTCTTCACATGCAGCGCCATCGTAGTTGGCGCTCTCTTTCTGACGAGTCTTTCCAGTTCTGCACAGTTCGTCGGCAACAACCCCCAGGCTGTCGACAAGCGCGTCGATGATCTCCTCGCCAAGATGACGCTCGATGAAAAAATTGATCTCATCGGTGGTGACACTCCTTTTCGGACCCATTCTATTCCGCGGCTGGATATCCCCTACTTCCAAATGGCGGACGGTCCTGTGGGCGCACACATCCCTGCACCTACTATTGCGTATGCCGCTGGCATTGGTCTCGCGGCTTCGTGGGACAGGGCGCTCGCTCTCAGCGTCGGCCAGCAACTGGGCCGCGATTCACGCTCTCGTGGCGCAGCTTTTCTCCTCGGCCCAGGAGTAAACATCTATCGCGCGCCCATGAATGGTCGCAACTTCGAATACTTCGGAGAGGATCCTTTTCTGGCAAGTGCGATCGCCGTCGGCTACATACGAGGCGTCCAGCAGGAAGGAGTTTCGGCGACCGTCAAGCACTACCTGGGTAACAACTCCGAGTATCTTCGCCACGATTCAGACTCGATCATCGATGAACGAACACTTCGTGAGATCTACATGCCCGTCTTTGAGGCTGCCGTGAAGACTGCCAAGGTAGGCGCGATCATGGACTCCTACAACATTACCAATGGAGAGCACATGACGCAGAACGGGCGTCTTAACATCACCGTCGCAAAGGATCAGTGGCATTTTCCAGGGATCATTATGTCGGATTGGGTCTCAACCTACGACACCGCAGCAACCGCCAAAGGCGGCCTTGATCTCGAGATGCCCTTTGGCGTCTACTTCTCCAAAGAAAAAATACTCCCCCTACTGAAAGATGGCACCATTACTCAGGCCGAGATCGATGAGAAGGTGCGCCGAATCCTCCGCGTAGCAGTCGACTTCGGTTGGCTCGACCGACCACAGATGGACACCAGTATCCCGCGCTATAACCTCGACGGCCGCACGGCGTCTTTGCAGGCCGCGCTTGAAGGGGCAGTCCTGCTCAAGAATGACAACAACGCACTTCCTCTTAACAAAACTGCACTTAAGACGATCGCAGTCATCGGACCGACGGCAACCCAGACCGTCACTACCGGCGGCGGTAGCGGCGAAGTAGTCAGCTTTGCCAACGCCAATCTTCTGGTAGGCATCAGCAACTTCGTTGGCCCGCAGACAAAAGTTCTCTACGCTCGCGGTCTTCACAGCGTCAACCAGATGTCACGTTTGACACGCTTCACAACCGATGCGCAGGGCACAACACCGGGAGTTAGCCACACTACCTTCGCAAAAGCGAACCTTGAAGGAGATGTCACAGGCACAGTCACAGAGACGGCCATGCTGACCGCTGGCTCCACTCGCCGCGAACCTGAAGAACAAGAGCTCAATGCGCTTACCTCCCATAAGAGCGCATCTCCCTACGTGCGCACCACCACCAGCAGCCGCTGGACCGGTTATTACACCCCCGCCGAGGCAGGCAAGTTCGCGATCTTCGTCCAGACCGATGGGAAATATCGGCTTCTAGTGGACGACGCGATTGTCTTCGACAGCTCCGTGGTCCCCAAATACATCCTCAACCAAACAACTTTGGCCCTCACCCAGGCTCCGCACAAGGTGGTTCTAGAGCAACTCTCCCAGCAGATCGGTTCCGTCTCCGGCATGCGAGTCGGCATTGCTCCTCTCAGTACGATCGTAGAGAAAGACGCTCTTGAGATGGCTTCGCACGCTGACACGGTCGTCCTCGCAGTGGGGTTCAATGCATCCTCCGAGTCGGAAGGTGGAGACCGTACCTTCGAGCTTCCCGTCGGCCAGGAGCAGCTTATCCAGCAAATCACCGCCCTCGGCAAAAAGACAATCGTCTTCATCACCTCTGGCGGCAGTGTCGATATTTCAAACTGGAAAGATAAGGTTCAGGGAATCTTCGAGACCTGGTATGCAGGGGAGGAGGGTGGCACCGCAGCGGCTCGCCTCCTCTTTGGCGAAGATAATCCTTCCGGTCATTTGCCCATCAGCTGGGAAAAGAAGATCACGGATAATCCCAGCTATCGCAACTATTATCCGGACGCCGGCACCAACAAAATCGTCTATCGAGAGGGTATCTTCGTAGGCTATCGAGGTTATGAGCACAATCACGTAGAGCCCCAGTACCCGTTTGGATTCGGCCTCTCCTACACGACCTTTTCTTTCAGTAAGCTAAAGAGCACTGCGTCGGTCGATGGCCACATGACTATAACGTGCGATGTCACAAATACGGGAAATCGCTTAGGCGCAACTGTGGCCCAGCTTTACGTTGGTCAGGAGTCAGCCACGGTTGATCGCCCGTCAAAAGAACTAAAAGGGTTTGAACGAATTGTTTTGCAACCCGGCGAGACAGAGCACGTCTCCTTTAGCCTCGACCCTCGCAGCTTCAGCTACTTTGACGTCAAATCTTCAAGCTGGCGGGCAGATGCTGGAGCCTACGATCTGACGTTGGGCGATTCCTCCCAAGACACCCAGCAGAAAATTACTGTCAGACTTGAAAAGCCTTTGACATCATCCATCAGCGAGTAG